The proteins below are encoded in one region of Salmo salar chromosome ssa02, Ssal_v3.1, whole genome shotgun sequence:
- the LOC106583507 gene encoding teashirt homolog 1 produces MPRRKQQEPRRSAAYSPEDEYKAGAVDEEHLQDDGLSLNGEDTAYLCNEEEDGGQPPSYRASPLSNGTNPDAGYGSPLSDASDRLTDFKSTSSRDGHEREEAPLPSGLNNGLSLRDSLAQMKAVYANLISDASWSSIAMDIMKATPATAGAIPIPIPTATSPTTTTTHNNNNSENSNASSHHHNGRRSTATANHHTSSGSSNGTAANSISSNSGTSSGGGGACNGGAVAYDWHQAALAKTLQHTPYQLLPEPSLFSTVQLYRQNNKLYGSVFTGASKFRCKDCSGAYDTLVGLTVHMNESGHYRDDNKDKEEERGKRWSKPRKRSLMEMEGKEDAQKVLKCMYCGHSFESLQDLSVHMIKTKHYQKVPLKEPVPALATKLMPSAKKRALQDALVSPCSPDSVHGSGGHMPQGDIGKDPKSTTNPYVTPNNRYGYQNGASYTWQFEARKAQILKCMECGSSHDTLQQLTAHMMVTGHFLKVTNSASKKGKQLVFDPVVEEKIQSIPLPPTTNRLPIPSVKSQPVSPALSCGSDEKREPGDERMEASEPREKKIKEEKEEPGEKTEVNAGSYKYLTEEDLEEAPKGGLDILKSLENTVSSAISKAQTGTPQWGGGYPSIHAAYQLQGHMKHAALHSSVQSVQIQPVFNSGLRGLVTQDSGSVIHSPRSPASPPSLRSNVTAMEELVEKVTRKAVAAAVKKEEKMVSLDRHRHPSSLKSPSPVLKEQRDHHSAPNDLTVGKPLVRNSSPGNVESELVCKKEPKESLVDNHHSHSKNGPETRPSPITNGTNSLGIITDHSPERPFINPLSALQSIMNNHLGKASKSVSPAGDPLAMLYKISNSMMEKPAFNQTQAKQPEPINCYYQYESNDQPMDLRKSKNSNSNNNNSNNNNSNSSTVINSNSSINGNKPIMSSLSLSDISSPLRENALMDISDMVKNLTGRLTPKSSTPSSISEKSDADGSAFEDALDDLSPVQKRKGRQSNWNPQHLLILQAQFCSSLRETPEGRYAMTDLGPQERVHICKFTGLSMTTISHWLANVKYQLRRTGGTKFLKNMDSCQPVFLCGDCASQFRTASAYIGHLESHLGFSLKDLSKLSNEHLREQQAASKVITDKMTFGSTLASLTAPDDDTGSVYQCRLCNRTFVSKHAVKLHLSKTHGKSPEDHLVFVTALEKLEK; encoded by the coding sequence CTTACTCACCAGAGGACGAGTATAAGGCAGGAGCAGTCGATGAGGAACACCTGCAGGATGACGGGCTGTCACTGAACGGGGAGGACACTGCGTACCTTTGCAAcgaggaagaggatggagggcAGCCGCCCAGCTACCGGGCTTCTCCACTCAGCAACGGCACCAACCCAGACGCTGGTTATGGCTCCCCGCTCAGCGATGCCAGCGACCGGCTCACAGACttcaagagcacctcctccaggGATGGCCATGAGAGGGAGGAAGCCCCCCTCCCCTCTGGACTGAACAATGGCCTCTCCCTGAGGGACAGCCTGGCTCAGATGAAAGCTGTCTATGCAAACCTGATCTCAGATGCCTCCTGGTCCAGCATTGCCATGGACATCATGAAAGCCACGCCGGCTACTGCTGgcgccatccccatccccatccccaccgccaccagccccaccactaccaccacacacaacaacaacaatagtGAGAACAGCAATGCTAGCAGCCACCACCACAATGGGAGAAGAAGTACCGCCACCGCCAACCACCACACAAGCAGTGGCAGCTCTAACGGCACCGCGGCTAACTCCATCAGTAGCAACAGTGGCACCAGCAGTGGCGGTGGTGGTGCTTGTAACGGTGGGGCTGTGGCCTATGACTGGCACCAGGCAGCCTTGGCTAAGACCCTCCAGCATACCCCTTACCAACTGCTGCCTGAGCCCAGCCTGTTCAGCACGGTGCAGCTCTACCGCCAGAACAACAAGCTCTACGGCTCAGTCTTCACCGGCGCCAGCAAGTTCCGGTGCAAAGACTGCAGCGGCGCCTACGACACGCTGGTGGGGCTCACGGTCCACATGAACGAGTCGGGCCACTACCGTGACGACAACAAGGACAAGGAGGAAGAGCGGGGCAAGCGCTGGTCCAAGCCCCGCAAGCGCTCCCTGATGGAGATGGAGGGCAAAGAGGACGCTCAGAAGGTGCTCAAGTGCATGTACTGCGGCCACTCCTTCGAGTCTCTGCAGGACCTGAGCGTCCACATGATCAAGACCAAGCATTACCAGAAAGTGCCTCTCAAAGAACCGGTGCCAGCCCTGGCCACTAAACTGATGCCCTCTGCCAAAAAAAGAGCCCTCCAGGACGCCCTGGTATCCCCATGCTCCCCAGACTCTGTACATGGTAGCGGTGGCCACATGCCCCAAGGGGACATTGGGAAAGACCCCAAGTCCACGACAAACCCCTATGTCACACCCAACAACCGCTACGGCTATCAGAACGGTGCCAGCTACACTTGGCAGTTCGAGGCTCGCAAGGCTCAGATCCTGAAGTGCATGGAGTGCGGGAGCTCCCACGATACactgcagcagctgactgcccacaTGATGGTCACGGGCCACTTCCTCAAGGTCACCAACTCTGCCTCAAAAAAGGGCAAGCAGCTAGTGTTTGACCCAGTGGTGGAGGAGAAGATCCAATCCATCCCTCTGCCACCCACCACCAACAGGCTTCCCATCCCCAGTGTCAAATCTCAGCCTGTCTCCCCTGCACTCTCCTGCGGCTCTGACGAAAAGAGAGAACCGGGAGACGAGAGGATGGAGGCGAGCGAACCCAGGGAGAAAAAGatcaaagaggagaaggaagagccAGGTGAGAAGACTGAGGTGAACGCTGGGTCGTATAAGTATCTGACAGAGGAGGACCTGGAGGAGGCTCCTAAAGGAGGTTTGGACATCCTCAAGTCCCTGGAGAACACTGTGTCCAGTGCCATCAGCAAGGCCCAGACGGGCACGCCTCAGTGGGGTGGTGGCTACCCCAGCATCCACGCTGCTTACCAGCTCCAGGGCCACATGAAGCATGCAGCACTGCACTCCTCGGTCCAGAGTGTGCAGATCCAGCCGGTGTTCAACAGCGGGCTCCGCGGGCTGGTGACCCAGGACTCCGGCTCAGTGATCCACTCCCCTAGGAGCCCTGCATCTCCGCCCTCTCTCAGGAGCAATGTTACTGCCATGGAAGAGCTGGTGGAGAAGGTCACAAGGaaagctgttgctgctgctgtgaaGAAAGAGGAGAAGATGGTCAGCTTGGACCGCCACAGGCATCCATCCTCCCTCAAGTCGCCGTCTCCTGTACTGAAAGAGCAGAGGGACCACCACTCAGCACCCAATGACCTCACCGTCGGGAAGCCCCTCGTGAGGAACAGCAGCCCTGGAAATGTAGAGTCAGAGCTGGTCTGCAAAAAGGAGCCCAAAGAGAGCCTGGTAGACAACCACCACAGCCATTCAAAGAACGGCCCAGAGACTCGCCCGTCACCCATCACCAATGGCACCAACAGCTTGGGCATCATCACTGATCACTCACCAGAGAGGCCTTTCATCAACCCCCTCAGCGCACTTCAGTCAATCATGAACAACCACCTGGGCAAGGCCTCCAAGTCCGTCAGCCCTGCGGGCGACCCGCTGGCCATGCTCTACAAGATCAGCAACAGCATGATGGAGAAACCGGCCTTCAACCAGACTCAAGCCAAGCAACCCGAGCCCATCAACTGCTACTATCAGTACGAGAGCAACGACCAGCCTATGGACCTGAGGAAGTCCAaaaacagcaacagcaacaacaacaacagcaacaacaacaacagcaacagcagcactgtcatcaacagcaacagcagcataAATGGTAACAAACCCATAATGtcaagcctgtctctgtctgacatTTCTTCTCCTCTGAGAGAGAATGCTTTGATGGACATCTCAGACATGGTGAAGAACCTTACAGGCAGGCTGACACCCAAGTCCTCCACCCCGTCATCCATctcagagaagtcagacgcagacgGCAGTGCGTTCGAGGATGCTCTGGATGACCTCTCCCCGGTCCAGAAGAGGAAAGGGCGGCAGTCCAACTGGAACCCCCAGCACCTCCTCATCCTCCAGGCTCAGTTCTGCTCTAGTCTGCGGGAGACCCCGGAGGGCCGCTACGCCATGACGGACCTTGGCCCCCAAGAGCGGGTCCACATCTGCAAGTTCACAGGCCTCTCCATGACCACCATCTCTCACTGGCTGGCCAACGTCAAGTACCAGCTCCGGCGGACTGGCGGGACCAAGTTCCTGAAGAACATGGACTCCTGCCAGCCTGTGTTCCTCTGCGGTGACTGTGCCTCGCAGTTCAGGACTGCGTCCGCCTACATCGGCCACCTGGAGTCTCACCTGGGCTTCAGCTTGAAGGACCTGTCCAAGCTGTCCAATGAGCACCTACGGGAGCAGCAGGCTGCCTCCAAGGTGATCACAGACAAAATGACTTTTGGCAGCACCCTGGCATCTCTGACCGCACCAGACGATGACACTGGCTCAGTTTACCAGTGCAGGCTTTGCAATCGGACATTCGTCAGCAAGCACGCGGTCAAACTGCACCTCAGCAAGACCCATGGCAAGTCACCAGAAGATCACCTGGTGTTCGTCACTGCTCTTGAGAAACTGGAGAAGTAG